The Leopardus geoffroyi isolate Oge1 chromosome C1, O.geoffroyi_Oge1_pat1.0, whole genome shotgun sequence sequence ATGATGGGTTGTAGAATGACTGCCTGGGTATATGGTGGCCAGGTTTTACAGAGGGTCGCAAAGACCCAGAAGGCATTAAGCCCCTGTGACATGATAGGGGATCATGGGCCTTCTCTACCCTGGGTATAGTGAGGTCATAGAAGCAAAGTACTCATGGGTAGgtctctacctctccccaggcttcagttttcccatatgAAAAACGAGGCCCTGCCTATCTTTCTAATCTGTTTCCCTCTTTACAGCAGGTTTATGAGCTACATGATAGAAGAAATCATGTGATTCTTGTGTAACAGTGGGAGTAACACTGACTTGAATGTTATATGTCTGGGCTGGAGCCTCACTCTTGCCACTTAGCTGTGAGAGCTTTTTTCCCTGCCTTTCATTCAAAAATGACTCCTTCTTGATTTTGGCAGGTAATGAAGAGTTAGAGTAATAAGGCCTCTGAGCTTCTAACTGGACTGGGTTTTGTGGTGGCTTCAGTAACATTCACTGAGAGCTCGCATGTCCCAGGCACGATGCCTAACATGTCTACATGCATTACCTCTCACAGCTTATGTGCTTCTAAGATCAATTCTGTTTTCgatgggaaaacagaggctcaggttAAGTGACTCGCCCTAGATCACACTATCTTTTGTCTCCAAGGCCAGGAATCTATCTGTTCAGGTCCCATCCCTGGGAACCATGAATCAGAAGATCTGGGGCAGGGTTTGGAGTCTACATTTTTTAGTAGTTCCTCAGGTGACTCTGATGCAGAGCTAATGTCAGGTACTCTCTCACCATCTACCCTGGAACTGAGGGGAAACAGAGCCTGCTGACGGAAACCATTCAGGGCCTGAAGCTGCCATCTCAGGAACAGGGATCCATCCTGAGGGGACAGTTGGACTTGATGGGAGGAGTCCTCAAACACTGGGATCATTGGGCTTGCTTTCCTGTGGCCAGCCAGGCCCACTCACCTCCCCAGAGGCATCCACTTTGGAGAGTGCCATCTGTACTTCTTCTTCAGTCATGTCCAAGTCAAAGTCCTTCTCCCAGTCCTCACTGATGTCCGTGCTTGAGCCTGGAACCATGATCCACAGTGTCAAAGGTAGGAAGGGGTATGTATGAGCAGGTTGTAGCTGGGGGTTATGGCACTCTTCAAAAGGGCCTGGCAAATATACATCAAAGCTCTCACATTCTGTTGTCACTCTGGCTCAGTGATTCCACTTTTAGGAATCCATTCTAAGGAAAAATCTTGGATTCAGTAAAAGATTTAGCCAAAGGGATGTTCACTGTAGTGCGGTTATagtgatgaaaattaaaaaaaacctggggcacctgggtggctcagtcggttaagcgtccgccttcggcttgggtcatgatctcacggtttgcgggttcgagcccggcatcaggctctgtgctgacatctcagagcctgcagcctgcttctgattctgtgtctccctgtctctctctttctgccccttccccactcatgctctctctctctctcaaaaataaataaaaacatttaaaataaataaataaataaataaataaataaataaataaataaacaaacctgagAGTCCACTGATAGGGaattacaaaagtaaataaatggtaTAGTCACATGATGGAACATTATGTGGCTTTTAAATGTTAGGCTATAGACCACTTACATGCATGGCAAAATAATCTAAAACTATTAAGTAAGGAAAAGTAAGTTACTAAATAGTGAAGAAGCATTTTGGCCCAGAGGCTCCCAGGAGCCACAGAAATCTTCTAGAAGACATAAACAATGAACCTCTTCCTCTTCACTCACTCCATGCTACCTACACTGACCTCGCTACTCCTGAAACACACCAGACACATTCCTGCTTTAGGGCCTTTGCATGGGCTGTTCCTTGTACTTAGAACTCTCTCCTCAGACATCCACAGGCCAATTTCCTCGCCTCCTTCACGCCTTTGCTCAAATCCTACCATCTAAATGTGGCCTGCCCTGACCATGCCACTTTAAACTGCAACCCACTTCCGCACTCtgctctctttattcttttttccattgcatttatCACTTTCGAACATATTACATCATTAGACTTAATATGCTTATTGTCAATAATAGAGgaactagaatgtgagctccctgagggcagggatctttgttttcctttcttaggTATGCCCAGTGCCTAGAATACAGAGTTTGCACCCAACAGATATTCATGGACCCTTTTCTAAACCAGGGTTGGCAAACTACGGCCCATGGACCAAATCCAGCCTACTGCCTGTTTTTGGAAATTCAGCTTTGGAACACAGCCCTtgccatttgtttacatattgcctatggctgctttcctgttacaacagcagagctgagtagttcTAACAGACTGTATGCcccaaaagcctaaaatatttgtgaTCTGGCCCTATACAGAAAAAGTCTACTCATCCCTgctctgggtgattctgatgcctgCTAAGGTTAGCAGTCACTGCTCTAAACATTCATTATTTGGGTAGGACTTCTTAGAGGGAACATAAAAAAATGTCCATGTGAAGGTTATTActaagaagaaaactacaaaaagagtttttttaaaaaagaatatgcagaaaaaaagtatatgtattataagtccattaaaaaaatatgctcaaaggggcacctggggtgactcggttgagcatccgacttcagctcaggtcatgatctcgcggttcgtgggtttgagccctgcattgggctctgtgctgacagctcagaacctggagcctgcttcggattctgtgtctttctctctctctctctctctctctccctctctctctctctcctctgcccctcccccactcatgctctctctccctctctcaaaaataaataagcattaaaaaaaatatgctcacAGATGCTTGTACACAGAGAAAAGATGTGTAAAATACCCACAAAAATACTAACAATAGTTACCTCTAGGTGATGAGGTCATGGGGTaattttcttggtattttttttttttctataatgaacaCATACTACTTGTAACTTTTTTTGTctattaaaagcatattttaaaaacgtAGGTCCCTGATCTCCCAGTGGCATGACCTGTAAACACGTCCTTGTTTCTTGTACAGCTTGCTCCTCACCAGGCACCCAGGCTCTGAGACCTCCCCTAAGCCCTGCCCCTGTGCTCCTTATAAGGGGTCTTGCTCTGTTCTCACTTCCTAGCCACAAGCATCCTGGGTCTCTGGAGCCCTGTAGACCTGGATggaatctttactttttttttttttatctattgtGTAGTCTTGGGTAAGTTATTTTGGGCTTCAGTCTATTTATAAAACAAGGATAAAACCACCCTCTTTGCAGAGAACCACAGGAGGAGCTTATTATGCAGATacctgcctccccttccccctcattcAGATTCTGAACGTCTAAGTGGTGGCCCAGAACTCTGCATTATAAATAGATACCCGGGTGATTCTTTGTAGGCCTGGGCCTGCAGTTTGAGATCCAACAGTGTTAAGATTAGAAGTGTCAATGTGAAGTGCAtgtaacacacatacacatagtgGGGATTTAACAAATGGGGGCCGTTAAAGGCACGGTCTCAGAGTTCAGTAATTTTGCACATGGTCCCACGGCTAGGCAGGGCAGACTGGCAACCAAGACCACGTTCTTCGGACTCCGCATCCAAGTCTCTCTATGCCTTCAGGACATTTTGGCGGCACAcacctggctggctgtcagtGTTGGCTTCCTGTGAGTTATGGCTGATACCTCATTTCAGAGGTGTGGCCATGGCCATGACTGCTTTCCCTAACCTCAGGTTGCCCTCTTTTTCAGGCTTTAAATGTTAGGGCAGTCCTTCCAGGGGTGGAAAACAGAGTACCAGCTTACAGTTTTGGAGCACCTCACACCCACCCTCTGAGGTGGGTATTAACAGTCCCAGTTTTCAGATGACGAAATGAAGGCTTTGAGTGGCAGAGATGAGAACCAGGGCTGTCTCTGCCATGTGCCTCCTCCCACCATCTTGTCCTCTCACACAAGAGTACTAACATCTCCATTACACTGTGCCTGTGGCGGAGAACTGAGCTATGCCAAAACAATTTAAGATTTCCTGATGGagtttgtctgttgtttttttaagaaaggggAGTTTTCAGGTGATTACTAACTagctcattttcttctgtttaattGGATCTCTGCTTccccagagaagaaatggaggcaaAAGCCACTCTCAAGTCAGTCATTGGTGAAGTAGGGCCTTCAGCCCAGGGCACCTTCTGGTTTGCAGGCCATAGGCCTGTCTcagtctctccttcccctcctcctactGAGGGAACCTGAGCAGGGTAAGTCCAGGCTCTTAGATTAAATGGCTCTTGGGTCAAAATGCAGGTGGGAAGCAGCTCTGCAAGGACAACGATCGCCCCACTGCCCTTGGACTGTGGGAGACTGTGTGGCTAGCCTACCCCAAGAGACTCTGCTGTGCCCAGAGACCAAGCCTCTCTTACGTCATCTAAGATGTAGACCTAAGAGAAAAACGGAGTCACTCACCTTCTCCAagccttcattatttctttttaagattcactctctctaCTCTGTTCCCACTGTCCTCCTGTCAGTCCAAGGCCCCATCTTCTCCCGACTAAGTGACTGCTTGTGGTGGGTCTTCGGCAGCGATAACCCAGCCCTCCTGCAAACCCCCGAGTGTCAGAGGCAGCCGAGCAGAGCAATGAAGAGCTTATGCCACAGCTCCCCCGTAATCTCATTTTGTCCCATTTCAACCCACCACTCATTTTTCTGACCCTGCTCTCCCACAGCCCAATTCCCAATGGAgcctacagtatttttttttaataaatttttttttatatttatttttgaaggagagagaggaacacagtgtgaggggggaggggcagagagagagggagacagagaatcggaagcaggctctaggctctgagctgtcagcacagagcccaatgcggggctcaatatcgggctcaaactcacaggccatgagatcatgacctgagtgagccaaagtcggacacttaaccgactgagccacccaggtgccctggagccTATGGCTCTTTAATCCAACTGTTtcactgtctctccttccctttcccagctCCAATTCCATGAGCCACAATTCTGATCACTTTTTTGCATATACTTGtggactttcttcttttcctctaccGATTTCCCCCGGCTAAACTTGAACCCTGGTTAAATCCAGTTCCCCATCTATTCTGTGCCTGCACCTAGCTACTGACTGTAGCTGGACAAAAGTACACCAGTGCTGACTGGTGTCTCTTAAAATTCATGACTGCTATCTCAAACGGGCCCTTAGTACCACCCAGCCAGCAACTCCATACCACCTGTTGGGTCCCTCACCTACTCTTCCACTTTCCCAAAGTACTTTTTCATGCTTTTCTAAATACTTAGTGAGTGGGTGGTTGATCTCAAGTTTCCTACcagtaaaaaaaaagggggaggggggtgggaaatCACACAGACCTCTCTTGGGCTTCTGTGAGTACTAAGTGATATGCATATCCAGTGTTAGCAGAGTGATACAGACATACAGAAAGTGCTCAGAGATAGTAccttttatcatcatcatttccCCAAAGTAGGGCTCTACTCATATTTCTTCCCTGATTGAAGACCTATTGTGAAACAATTACCCCCAATTTGTAGAGGAATAAATGGGGCTTAGAGAAGATCAGTAACTTTTCTGAAGTCACCTGGCTTAGGAGCAAgattgggatttgaacccagaactgTTCAAACCCCAGAACCTGAGCCCTTAGCCTCTGTAAGTGAGGCTCTTCGTACAGGTCAGGCATCTAATGTGAGCAGCACGCCCTGCCGCTTTATGGCACCAAGTCCAACGTTCCAAGTTTGGCTAAGATTTTAAGTTCTTAAGTTCTGCTTCTGAGTTAACCCATCTAACCCTTCTTATTCCTCCCTCTCCTGGGAGATAATACAGCAAAGTGGGCTTTACTCACCACTTCTCCTGCCCATGGCCTCTGCTATCTGGACTTTGTAGGCCCCTGAGCCTCGCAGCTGCCCTCAACTCTCCACCTCTCCTATACAATGCCTGTCTCCTCAGTAAACCAACCGCTGATGCCTGgagccttccttctttctctgaactCCTCCGGCATCAAGCCTGCCCCATACAGCTTCATGTTTCATCATAAAGACTGCAGcttttgcccctccctcctcagtgTCTCATAAAGAGTAGGTAGGAGCTCAATGGATGACCTCACTGAATCAGAGCCAGAAGGAAAGCATTGTGTTGGAAACTGGAAACCCTGTGGTTTCCATCAGGGAGCAAGGGGAGGGGTGTGGTGGGGCCAGTTTCCCTTCCACTGCAGCAAACCAGTCTCTCAGCACCAGCAGGCCAGGGCTCACCTGCTGGGCAAGTTTCGTGGCTGACtggtactgtgtgtgtgtttcaggagAGGCCTTGCTGACAATCAGCTATCTCTAAAGAGGGATTCTGGATGTGGCAAAACAGTCAACCCCAGAGCTCTTACTGTCCTTTCCTTCCCAGAATTAGAGAGGTTCCCCTTTGACAAAAAGTCAGAGTCTCCAGTCTCAAATTTCACTATATAGATAAGAAACTAAAGCTTTAAAACTTAAGCTGGGTCACAGCAAGTTCATGAGGATTcgtttaattcttttaaaaactgtacgTGTTTAAAAAACACGTGGATTTCGTGCTCCTAATAATGGGATAAGCTTAGGGAGGCTAAATGACTTTCCTGAGGTCAAAAAGGGTGAGGACCCCTGACAATGACACAGGGATTTCCAACCCAGGGTAAGGCTTAATTGTCCAAACGGACAGTGTGGTAGTTACGGGCATAGGCTCTGAGTCAGAGACCTGGGCCTGAATCTGGGCCTGCCACTTCCTGGCCATGTGaatttgagcaagttacttaacatttctgagcctcgttttcttcatccataaaagaaGGCAATAATACCGACCTGACTGGGCTGTGAgatgaaatgagaaattaaatgCAATATAACACACTAAGCCCAGGACATGGCATAAACCTTATTCTGTTGGACCTAAGACCCCAACGATTGTAAGATGCACTCTTATTTCAGAGCATATGTACACCTTGGATGaaataaggtaataaatactCAACAGATAGCAGCTGTCACCATCATCAGTATCACAAATGAAAGGGTGAGGAAACTGGCACCACAAATGCTTCTGGGATCCTAAAGAGACAAGTCTGCCTTATGGGGTAACAACTCTTgcttgtccccctcccccctgctccctgGGATTTTGGCCTCGACTTACCTTTCTTTCCATTGTTAGAGGGCGTAGACTTCCCACTGTCCGAGTTCAGCTCAAACACCCGTAAGTCTGTGAGTACCTCCTCCCTCAGAGTCTCTACTCTGGCTGGAGGCCTAGGCTCTGGGCCACTGGGGCGGCCAGCaggggtgtggggcttgaactgagctgggggcgggggtccaGTCTCACCCACATCCACAGCCAGGCCCTGTTCCTCCAAAGATGCCTCTAGCAGCTTCTGGGACAGGTCCTTGGGCAACACGGGTGCCTCAGCTGCAGTGGCAGGTTTGGCGATCTGGGTCACGGGGGAGATGCTCTCACTGCTCTCTGAAGGAGTCACCTCTGTTGGAGGCTCGGCCGGAGTCATCAGATTCTCTTCACAGGGGCTCAGGGGACCAGGTCCTCCTTCAGGGGATGTGGAGGTTTTGGCCACAGGAACCTTTGCCTCTTTTGCAGAGGTGGGTGAGTCGCTCACAAGCTCCTCTGttgagagagaacaggaaagaggGCTACGTACCCTGGTCAGCCCCAAGACAACCTTGGAGCTCTCTGAAGACAGACCTCAGGTTCCCACCAAAGCTTACTCCGATCAAGACTAAAGGGTGCCAGTTTCCTCACTCTTTCCCCATCATGGTTCCTCTGCAGATACTGCCTGCTGGTCAAAGTCTCTCCTACGCTGAGGCCTAGCATATGTCTTGTGGACACTCAGCTTCTGGCAGCACAGCCCAAGACGGTATTATAGATTCAAAAGCTAAGACTTGACAGTCAGTTCTGGGTTCAGGCTGGGCTCTGCTCTATCCTCAGTGTATGATCTCGGGCAAGACACTGAACTTTTCTTTAACTTACCCCCACTTAATAAATGTGTTAATAGTATACAGGTGGCTCCAACATACTATCCAAAGTTGAGCTACCAGGTAGAGGAGGCTGAGCTCTTAAGCGAGTGGTTCCCAAACCTGGCTAGGCACGAACCATTACCAGGGGAGCTCGTTAAAAATGcaagtttgggggcgcctgggtggctcagcctgttaagaatctgacttcggcttagggtcatgatctcacagttcatgagttccagccctgcgtcaggctctctgctgtcagcatggagcccactttggatcctctgtcccctccccttctctgcccctcccccactcacgttctctccctctctcaaaaataaacatcaaaatttaaaaaaaaatttaatgtttatttatttttgagagacggagagagagagggcacgagtggagaaggggcagagagagagggagacacagaatctgaagcaggctccaggctctgagctatcagcacagagtccgacacggggctcaaactcacaaaccgtgagatcatgacctgagccgaagtcggtgtttaactgacggagccacccaggtgccccccccccccccaatttttttaaagtacaacttTGGCCACATCCCTAGAGTCTCATTTAGAATGGGGGGAAGGGAATCTTGAATTCTGATAAGCCTCCTAGGTGACTGTGAAGTGGCTGGCCCATAGGCTGGCAGGGGAATCTGTTGCTACTGACACATGTGATTTCCTTACCTAAACCGGGAATTCCGCCAGCCCAGGCaaacttttcctttttagttcagCCTATCCTCAGCATGGACAAGCGCCGTATACATGCCCTACGCTTCCCTGCATGCCAGATCTCTCCGGTGTTCAGAGATGGCCAGATGGTCCCTACAGGCAGCACAGGACCTGTTACTTGCCCATCACCTTTCAATATCTCttaccttcttcctcctcccagccaGGCTCTTCGGAGATGCTCTGTTCTGCCCGTTGCTTCAGGGCATCCCTCCGGGCCTGCTCCTGAGTGTGGGGGAGATGGCCAGAAGCAGTCAGGGCTCACTCTCCCCAGACCCTGGCCCTGACCCCAGAACTCTTGGTACCTTGTGCCCCTTCTTCCCTCAACAAAATCCAGTCTACTTCCCCAAGGGCTGAGTGGACCTCCCCGGGCCAGGCCAGCATACCTGCTCTAGTTGATGCACTTTATAGAAATACCGATGCCAGAATTCTGAATGGGAAACAGCTGCTGGGacctggagggaggggacagtggagaTGAGACTTTGGGCGTGGTTGTGCACGGTCTGTGTCCCCAGCCTTATCAACCTGCTCCCAGCTGCTCTGGATTTCAGATGTGGCTCCGTGGCTGAGCGGTTTTCCTCAGAGCACTTAACACCCTTCCATCCCCAGACCCACTTTCCTGGCCTAGCTTggccaaggagagagaaaagaattccCATCAGGTTTTGCTGGCCCTTCCATTTTTCCCCTGATTGCCAGAAGCCTGGCGAATCAGCTTTGCCCATGTAGAGTCTTGGCTCAGGACCTGGCTGGTCTGGCTCTAGAGGGTCTCAGACTGCTCTCTGGGCCAGGTAACTGCAGTGACTCTAGCTAGATATGTGCCTCCCACCTCCTGACACCTCAAGCTGAAGCTGGGTAAAGTCCTGCCAGCTGGGCCCTCACCATCTTGGTGTAGAGGGCCCGGATGGAGGGGCTGCCTACAAGGAGCTCTGAGatctcccccttcttctcctccaaGCAGAACTGGGAAAGCCAGGCGTCAAACAATTCCGGGGGCCCTGCAGAGGGACAGACACTGATGGTCAGTTTTTTGGGTCTGGAGAAAGAACACCGGGCCTACAGAAAACATATCTAAGCCTGGACATGGACAGTGAGGAAAGcttaaggttttttttcaaaGCCATTTGGCCAAAGGTGGGGGGTCGGGAAGGGTGAAGCAGTGGGTAGGCCCCACT is a genomic window containing:
- the BSDC1 gene encoding BSD domain-containing protein 1 isoform X1, coding for MAEGEDVGWWRSWLQQSYQAVKEKSSEALEFMKRDLTEFTQVVQHDTACTIAATASVVKEKLATEGSSGATEKMKKGLSDFLGVISDTFAPSPDKTIDCDVITLMGTPSGTAEPYDGTKARLYSLQSDPATYCNEPDGPPELFDAWLSQFCLEEKKGEISELLVGSPSIRALYTKMVPAAVSHSEFWHRYFYKVHQLEQEQARRDALKQRAEQSISEEPGWEEEEEELVSDSPTSAKEAKVPVAKTSTSPEGGPGPLSPCEENLMTPAEPPTEVTPSESSESISPVTQIAKPATAAEAPVLPKDLSQKLLEASLEEQGLAVDVGETGPPPPAQFKPHTPAGRPSGPEPRPPARVETLREEVLTDLRVFELNSDSGKSTPSNNGKKGSSTDISEDWEKDFDLDMTEEEVQMALSKVDASGELEDVEWEDWE
- the BSDC1 gene encoding BSD domain-containing protein 1 isoform X2, with amino-acid sequence MEDVGWWRSWLQQSYQAVKEKSSEALEFMKRDLTEFTQVVQHDTACTIAATASVVKEKLATEGSSGATEKMKKGLSDFLGVISDTFAPSPDKTIDCDVITLMGTPSGTAEPYDGTKARLYSLQSDPATYCNEPDGPPELFDAWLSQFCLEEKKGEISELLVGSPSIRALYTKMVPAAVSHSEFWHRYFYKVHQLEQEQARRDALKQRAEQSISEEPGWEEEEEELVSDSPTSAKEAKVPVAKTSTSPEGGPGPLSPCEENLMTPAEPPTEVTPSESSESISPVTQIAKPATAAEAPVLPKDLSQKLLEASLEEQGLAVDVGETGPPPPAQFKPHTPAGRPSGPEPRPPARVETLREEVLTDLRVFELNSDSGKSTPSNNGKKGSSTDISEDWEKDFDLDMTEEEVQMALSKVDASGELEDVEWEDWE
- the BSDC1 gene encoding BSD domain-containing protein 1 isoform X3 yields the protein MAEGEDVGWWRSWLQQSYQAVKEKSSEALEFMKRDLTEFTQVVQHDTACTIAATASVVKEKLATEGSSGATEKMKKGLSDFLGVISDTFAPSPDKTIDCDVITLMGTPSGTAEPYDGTKARLYSLQSDPATYCNEPDGPPELFDAWLSQFCLEEKKGEISELLVGSPSIRALYTKMEQARRDALKQRAEQSISEEPGWEEEEEELVSDSPTSAKEAKVPVAKTSTSPEGGPGPLSPCEENLMTPAEPPTEVTPSESSESISPVTQIAKPATAAEAPVLPKDLSQKLLEASLEEQGLAVDVGETGPPPPAQFKPHTPAGRPSGPEPRPPARVETLREEVLTDLRVFELNSDSGKSTPSNNGKKGSSTDISEDWEKDFDLDMTEEEVQMALSKVDASGELEDVEWEDWE